The window AACATTGTGCAAGGAGCTGAGGCGAATAAAAGGTCCATCTCCCTCCCTCTGTGTGTGATATTGTTCTCAATTAAACACATGTTAAGCTGCAATGTGCTGCTTACTTTTCGAATCAATGGTCTCTTGTTTGGTTGTAGTATTTTGTACTAGTTTAGATTTCAATCTATGGACATaggaatgaaatatgaatgcTGTTTCCCCATTTATTAACATACCAATTGGATGGGAATCTAGAAACGACGTTAGAGTGACATGTGAGAGTTTAAGATCATTCGATGTATTAATGCCTGTGGGATGGATGATGATCAATATAAATAGGCTGTGCTAGTAAGGCTTCAACATTTTTCATGGGAAATCCACTTTAGATTTGGTTGTTTTGGTTATGTTATTTTCTATCTCGTTCCTCATTATGTCGTCTTGGGTTTTAGTTGGTGTGAAATTGCAAATCTTGACTAATTTTGTATCACAGTGGCCTGCTTGAAAGGGGAGCAAAAGGTACGACGACCATGGTGGGCACCGGCTTGTCTGTCGGTGGTGTTCGTGAAGGCTGCGAAACGCAACAGGCAGTCTCGGGTGGTGTCGTTGAAGCTGGAACCTTGATGTAGATATGCTCGTGTGTATATGCTTGTACCATTAAATTTTGGGCATTGTTGGGAGCTGGTTCTTCTATGGAGAGCCCCTCTTGCTTTGTCAaagttttcttctttttgtttggGATTTGTCAAAGAAActgacatatatatataatatatagacCATCTTGTTTGCTTCTTCCTCTGTGTCTAAGCCCCCAcattttgttgcattttttaaaCAGTGATTGTAAATATTGCAAAAATGTTTGTTAGCAAACAAGAGAACAACTGGACTGACAGGAATGCCCTTGACATTTGTCAAAATTCAAAAGGATGAAGAAGCGctcttcttcaaaattttcttaattttatgaaaaaaaaaccctGAACCCCCATTAATTCACAATCTAGAAGGCCTGTTTATAGGGATGCGCTAGGGTGACATCGCTCTTAAAGTGACAACGTGACATGAGGTAACATGCAATCTGCAATACATATGATACATAGGCAAACAATATGGCATATGGTTCCAAGCATTATGAGATACGAAACCATAGCACTATGGTGGCAGcatagttaaaatgacaatctaGGCAAGCACTCTACGATACATAAGCAAGCATTCTGCgatatactctctctgtcccattagaaatgcaacgttttcctttttgggttgtcccactaaaaatgaaacgtttcctaaaatggaaacgtcactctctctacttttccctctctcctactttactctctcttcatcaactcacaaaataacactgcataaaatcccgtgccggaaaccaaatgtttcatatttattgggacgaagggagtacataaGCTAGCAACTCAGCATATGATTTCAAGCAATTTGCTATATGAATAAAAGATAATCAAGCAATCTACGATACATAGACAAATAAGTCTGCCAAATATTGAATCTGCTCCTAAATCTAACGGCTATCCTTAATGGTACAATGTCATCTTAAAtggttttgtcattttaacacaaacaaCAAGTTATAAcctagaaaaaaatttcaacgaATTTTACATGTGTTTAGATTGCAAGATTCCATTTATAAtccaataaaatttgattcaatTAGCCCAAGCCAAAGGCCCAAAACCCCAAATCCCCAAGTTAGGAGTAGTATCTGTATTTCTAAAATCCCGCGCATTTCAAAACGGAACCCTAGAATCCGAAAATGTTCAGCAAGAGAAGGAAATCAAACAGAGCTGAATACCCGATTccggcgccggcgccggcgccAGCTTCTTCAACCgcacctccgccgcctccaTGGATCGAACTGCCGGAGGATTTGACGGCGAATATCCTGCAAAGGTTGGATGCTGAGGAGATAATTATGAGCGCGATGCTAGTGTGCAGTACGTGGTGGAGAGTCTGCAAGAATCCCTCCATGTGGCGCGTTATCGATTTGGACTATCGTCGTTGCCAGCATCCCGACGATTTTGATGACATTCTTAGCGCAGTGGATTTTGGCATCGTTTGGCGTAGCGCAATGGATCGCAGCCAGGGACAATTGGTCGAGCTAAAGCTCACCTATTTGGAATCAGAAGATGGGATTCTAAACTACATCGCCGAGCGGTATAATTCTCTGCTCTATTATTGCTTTCCTTTTGTTGATGCTGATTTTTGACAGTTGATTTTAGAGGAATGATTATTGTCTATGTGTATATTTTGCATATGCCTTGAGTCAAAGTATGCGAAATATATTTAGTTAAAATCAGCTtttagttactccctccgtccacgaataggagtctcatttctctccggcacgggttttaaaaaatattaagaaaagtggatggaagaaagttagtggaataggggccctacttgtatatattagttttaaatgatatgtgagtggaatgagttagtggaatgtgggtctctttaccatttatggtaattatgaaccgggactcttattcgtagacggatcaaaatgaaaaaacgggactcctattcgtggacgggggagtattttttagtaaGAAATAAGCTTGAACTAATTTTGGCAGGTTAGAACATGCTGGTTGATGATTAGTAAGGATTGtgttttcagttttgaatTTGCAATGCTTGTCTTAGAAAAAGAGTGCTACTAAAAGTTTTGCTAAACATtaaaagtttgatttttggttGTATATTTGCACAAAAGAGGTCgaagattttattattcatagcaCTTGTCTTTTTATCTTGTTGGATGAATATATTAACAAGATTGAaaagggtagtgataaaatgtgTATCTCtgtttttcaacttttttgcTATGTCTTCTGCTTCCTCTATTCATACATGGAGATGGGGTGGAGGTGATCAGGTGTAGGTTGAGAAAAGcttaataaatatagtactatagtaACTTGTatgatgatttattttaagataagTATCTTGTGTGTGTTTGCATATACATACATGATTCAACATTATGGATTTTCAGTTTATCATGTGAATGTTTCGCTCTCATTGTTACTCCTCTGCTTTTGTGTGTTTCCCGTTCGTTCGTTCCCCGTAATCAATGATATGGTGTATTTGATACTCCTTTGACAGATCAAGTCAGCTTCGATGCCTTACACTTGAAAGATATTTCGGAAGGGACCATGTTGCTTGGACcgatgcaataaaaaaattcacacaACTGGAAGAGTTGCACTATATTATGATGCCAGAATTCGATATCAAAGATTTTGAAACCATCGGCACCTCTTGCCCCATGTTGAAATCATTTACATATAATGAATCATGGTGTGAGCAGTCAGAAGAGGAGGATGATATCGATGATGGTGTAAGATTCTCCATTCAGTATGGTGTTGCAATTGGAAAAACCATGCCTAATCTGCGTCATCTCAGAATTTGGGCACTGGAGACAAGGAACGAGGGACTGGAAGCAATTCTCAATGGCTGCCCCCACCTTGAGTCACTCGACCTTCGGAGATGCTATGGTCTTGATCTAGAAGGAGATCTGGGTAAAAGATGTTGTGAGCAAATAAAACATCTGAAGCTCCCTTCTGATTGTGCCAGTGATCTTGAGGTTCGACTCAAAAGTTTCGAAGATATTTTTTGGGGATTCTGAGGAAAGTTGATGTCTGATTTATTCAATTTCGACTTCTATTATTATGATGTTTGTGGAGGTTTTCTTGGTTATCAATTTATGAATGACACGGGTTTAATAtgcaattgataaagtaaaaaagatggAAAAGTAAGTAATGTTAATAGATTTTGAGATGGTGTGTAATTAGtttaaaactttccatatttaaacttggtttaaatttaaaaaacgtCCCAAAAGAGTAAAACTaatccaactttttttttaaggatATGGGAGTATGAAGTTGcttaaaaaatcatgaatttggATTAATCTTGCATCTTTTATAATTggctttaaaatttatgaatcgCAACATTTTTCTCAGTTTTAGGAATCGAATTTGGGTGAATGGTATATtatgtactactccctccgttctaagGAATATAACCCTTTTCTTGGgtattttatacaattttattttatgtattttgagtggagagagtaaaatagaggtggaatgaagtaaagataaaggtgttttaatttttagtaatgagtatTCTAgatgggataaactaaaataaaaagtgggttATATTCAGTTAGACGAATGagtaatattcaaaaaattctaTGAGAATAAGATCGACTGTAAATTGAACCAAATAGCAAAATATGCAgccatattattaatttgaaataaatatacgTCAAATTAACAACAtaattaagagcatccacaatggctcTTGTACTAGGAACTGGACACCTCCTACCACATTATCAGGACTAAAAACTATATGTCACATCACTAGGACACTCAACTGCACAATAGTGGACTAAAAACTGGACTAGCACTAGGACTAGCcacaataaacaaaacaataaattcatattataaattataatcacgcaaatacggaattaaatttacaacaCAAATACGGGAAAATACaatcctaattaaaaaaattctagaaaatacgtattttttagaaattaaatagagaaaatacGTACGTATAGAAAATAGAGAAAGCAATGCATACTAATTTTCTAGAAAATgcaatcctaattaaattacaaacttAGAAAATACGATGAGTttcagaattaaaaaaaaaaaaaaaaaaattctagcCAGTCGCTCGCCTATTTCTAGCCTGCAATGGCAGCTAGCGCATCAGCCAGCGGATCGGCTAGTGCCTGCAAATCGGCTAGAGCTCGCCGATCAGCTAGCCTAAATTGTTCTCGCCGGTCGCAATGG is drawn from Salvia hispanica cultivar TCC Black 2014 chromosome 6, UniMelb_Shisp_WGS_1.0, whole genome shotgun sequence and contains these coding sequences:
- the LOC125195471 gene encoding putative F-box/LRR-repeat protein 23 is translated as MFSKRRKSNRAEYPIPAPAPAPASSTAPPPPPWIELPEDLTANILQRLDAEEIIMSAMLVCSTWWRVCKNPSMWRVIDLDYRRCQHPDDFDDILSAVDFGIVWRSAMDRSQGQLVELKLTYLESEDGILNYIAERSSQLRCLTLERYFGRDHVAWTDAIKKFTQLEELHYIMMPEFDIKDFETIGTSCPMLKSFTYNESWCEQSEEEDDIDDGVRFSIQYGVAIGKTMPNLRHLRIWALETRNEGLEAILNGCPHLESLDLRRCYGLDLEGDLGKRCCEQIKHLKLPSDCASDLEVRLKSFEDIFWGF